The following DNA comes from Micromonospora chokoriensis.
CCGCTTGTCGTAGGAGCGCTTGCCCTTCGCCAGAGCCAGTTCGACCTTGGCGTAGCCGTTCTCGAAGTACATGGACAGCGGGACCATGGTCACCCCGCCCTCGCGGACCTTGTCGAGGATCCGGTCGATCTCGGCCCGGTGCAGCAGCAGCTTGCGGTTGCGGCGGGGTGCGTGGTTGGTCCACGTGCCGTAGGTGTACTCGGCGATGTGCAGGCCGTACAGCACGATCTCGCCGTCACGTTCGTGGGCGAACGCGTCCACCAGCGAGGCCCGTCCCTCGCGTAGCGACTTCACCTCGGTCCCGACCAGCACGATCCCCGCCTCGTACGTGCGCAGCACCTCGTACTCGTGCCGGGCTTTCTTGTTCGAGGCGATCAGCCGACGTTCGGGTCGCTTGGACGGAGTCACCCCGCGACGATATCCGGCCGCCGGAGCTGTGGCGTCGGTCGGCTCAGCCGCGCGCGAGGGGGGCGCGGCGCAGCCGCGCGATGAGGTCCCGCTCCGCCTCGGTGAACGCGTCCTGCGACTCGCACGGCCAGTGCCCGAGGATCGGGGGCGGCACGCTGTCGCTGGGGGCGGGCACCACGTCCGCCGGGTCGACCAGCCGGCGATCCACGGTCGCCGCCGGCCCGGTCAGTCTCTCCGCCCGTCCGGGCCGGTGGGAGGCGAAGATCCATCCGCCGATCGGGTCGGTGTCGCGCCACAGGTTGAGCCACCGCCAGCCGACGCGCTCGCCGATCTCCCGCATGGCCGGGTCGTCGGTGTACGCCGGGAACAGCCGTGCGTACAGCCGTCCCAACGGGGACCCGTAGGTCAGCAGGGCGACCCGGTCGGTGATCCGGGTGGGCAGTTGCAGCACGGTCGCGGCGAGCAGCACCGAACCGTGGCTGTGCCCGGCGAGCAGCACACCGTGTCCCTGCTCCACCAGGTAGCTGACCCGTTTGGCGAGTTCCGGCACGGCCCGCTCGGCGTAGCAGGGCGGGGCGAACGGGTGCGCGGCCCGCGGCCAGAAGGTGCCCAGGTCCCACAGCACGCCCACGTACCTCCGGAATCCGGCCGTCCGGTAGGCGAAGATGCCGCCGATCACCAGCCCGAGCACGACCGCCGCGATGAGGTAGCTGCCGATCCCGATCAGGAAGTCGACCAGGCTCTCCGGCACCCCGGCGTAGCGCTGCGCCACGTCGCCGGGAAGCAGTTGGAGCAGGCCGAGCAGGCTGGTGGACAGGCCGAGAGCCGCGAGGCCGGCGTACACCACCGAGAGCAGTTCCACCCGTTCGGTGAAGCGCGCTCGGGCCACCGCCTGCTCGACGCGGCGCAGCCGGCTCGCCGCCGACGGCGGCGCGTCCGGGAAGTCGGCGGCCACGATCGCCCGCGCGGCCCGCCGCCGCCCGGGTCTGGTCAGCCGGGTGACCAGGCCGGCGACCAGCAGGGCGGCCATCGCCGCCAGGAAAAACCCGAAGATCGCCCACTTGTACGCCAGGGGAGGGCTGGTTTCCAGGCTGTCCGCCGTGGTGCCGTTGCGGTCGAGCAGGTCCGCCCCCCGGTAGACCAGCTCGGCGGAGAAGGCCACCGCCAGTTCGGCGGCGATGGTGATGAAGACGGGCGCTCCCAGCGCGCGCAGCGGGGCCTTGCGTTGCCCACCGCCGCGCCGCCAGAGCACCAGCGTGGCGAGGCTGACGACCAGCACCGTCTGACTGACGAACACCCAGGCCACGATGGCGCTGTAGCCGGGCAGCACGCCGCCCTGCGGCCACGGCGCCGGGCTGATGGCGACGTGCACGATCACCAGGACCGTGAGGCCGCAGGCGAGGATGCGCAGGCTGCGGAAGAGGGCGTCGACGCGGGGCGACTGATCGGGTCGATCGATGCTCGGCACCGCCGTGACCATGACCAGGCAGGCCAGCAGCAACGCCCCGGTGGCCGTCAGGAGTGTCACCATCACCCACGAGGAGTGCTGGCTGGCCCGGGCGGCCAGCAGGCTGCCGTCCAGCGTGGCGAACGCGGTCGCGACATGGACCGAGCGCAGTCGGCCCACCAGCGGGGCACCGTCCCACTGGCCGACCGCGCTCAACCGGTGCTTCGACACGGGCGTGGACGGGGTCCGGAACGCGTCGAACGAGTGGCTCGGGCGGGAGCCCAGCCGCCAGACGAGCCCGATGGCGGCGACCGGCACCAGCGCCAGGAGAGCGAGGCGCAGCCCGGTCGGTCGCCCACCGAGCCAGGACAACCAGCTCCGGCCGGCCAGGCACGCCGGGGTGCCCATGCAGCGCCAGGCGATGAGGTCCAGGGCCACGCCGACGATGGAGAGCACGTAGAGCATGGTGAGGGTGAGCGCGAGCACCCGGCACAGCGCCATGAAGCCGCTCTTCGAGACGGTGTTCGCCGGGCGCATCCACAACGCCACGTTGCAGAGCATGAACGGCAGCAGGAACACCAGTGACAGCGTCCGGACGGCCGTGCCGGAGGGCAGGTCGCTCCAGCGGTACGCCTCCAGCGTCACCCCGTCGGTCCCGGTCGAGTCCGGGTAGCCGGGACGCGGTCGGTAGAACCCGCCGCTGCGGTCTCCGGCGACCTGGTGCACGTGCGGTCGGTCCAGCACCTGGTCCGCCCCCGCGCCGGAGACACCGTGCACCCGCAGCTCCACGATCGAGCCCGACGTCGGTCCCCGGGTCGGTGTCGCGTCCCCCATAGGCCCCCCGAAGTGTGCGCGGCAACCGGGCGGATGGCCGGGGTGCGGCCCGCGCGGCTCCCCGGCTTACCCGTCCCGAGCCCGGTCAACCGTGCGGTGGACCGCACGCCCCGGTGCGGCGGACCTGCGGCGGATGGTTTCATGACGCCATGGCTAACCCGGTGATCCTGACCGTCGACGACGACCCCGTGGTGTCCCGGGCGGTGGCCCGGGACGTCCGGCGCCGCTACGGCGACCGCTACCGGGTGCTGCGGGCCTCGTCGGGGCCGGAGGCGCTGGACGCGCTGCGGGAGGTCAAGCTGCGCGGCGAACAGGTGGCGCTGCTGCTGGCCGACCACCGGATGCCGGAGATGACCGGCGTGGAGTTCCTCGAGGCGGCCATGGACATCTTCCCGGCGGCGCGCCGGGTGCTCCTCACCGCGTACGCGGACACCGACGCCGCGATCGAGGCGATCAACGTGGTGGACCTGGACCACTACCTGCTCAAGCCGTGGCATCCGCCGGAGGAGAAGCTGTACCCGGTGGTGGACGGGCTGCTGGAGGCGTGGGCGGCCACCCCGGACGCGGCGAGTGCCGAGATCCGGGTGGTGGGGCACCGGTGGTCGGCGCCGTCGTTCAAGGTCCGGGACTTCCTGGCCCGCAACCTGGTGCCGTACCGCTGGTTGCTGTCGGACGACCCGGAGGGCGTGCGGTTGCTCGACGCGGCCGGGGCCACCGAGGCGGACGTACCGCTGGTGGTGACGCCCGAGGGCAAGGCGTTGATCGCCCCCAGTGAGGCCGAGCTGGCCGCGCTGGCCGGGTTGACAGTGGTGCCGGCGTCCGACTTCTACGACCTGGTGGTGATCGGCGGCGGCCCGGCGGGCCTCGGCTCGGCGGTGTACGGGGCGTCGGAGGGGCTGCGGACCGTGCTCGTCGAGCGGCGGGCGACCGGCGGGCAGGCCGGGCAGAGCAGCCGGATCGAGAACTACCTGGGTTTCCCGGACGGCGTCTCCGGCGCGCAGTTGACCGATCGGGCCAGGCGGCAGGCGGTGAAGTTCGGCGCGGAGCTGCTCAGCGCCCGGGAGGTGGTCGGTCTCAGCGAGGCCGGCGGTGCCCGGCTGCTGCGCTTCGGCGACGGCAGCGAGATCGCGGCGCACACAGTGGTGCTGGCGACGGGGGTGTCGTACCGGGTGCTCGACGCTCCCGGGCTGGCGGACCTCACCGGCCGGGGCGTGTTCTACGGCGCCGCCGCCACCGAGGCGCCGAGCTGCGTCGAGCAGGACGTCTACATCGTCGGCGGGGCCAACTCCGCCGGGCAGGCGGCGGTGCACTTCTCCCGGTACGCGTCGAGAGTGCACCTGCTGATCCGTGGCGCGGACCTGACCGCCTCGATGTCGCGGTACCTGATCGACCAGTTGGAACGGATCGACTCGATCACCGTGCACCCGCACACGGCGGTGGTCGGCGGGGCCGGGGATGGTCACCTGGAGCGGCTGTCCCTCTGTGACACCCGCACCGGGGAGGCCCGCTCGGTCGACGCCTCCTGGCTGTTCATCTTCATCGGCGCGGAGCCGCGTACCGACTGGCTGGACGGGGTGCTGGTCCGCGACGAGCGCGGCTTCATCGTCACCGGCCCGGACCTGCTGGCCGGGGGGCGGCGGCCGGCCGGCTGGTCGTTGTCCCGCGACCCGTACCACCTGGAGACCAGCGTGCCGGGTGTGTTCGCCGCCGGCGACGTACGGGCCGAGTCGGTCAAACGGGTCGCCTCGGCCGTCGGCGAGGGCGCGATGGCCGTGTCGCTCGTGCACCGCTACCTGGAGGCACAATGACCACTCAACCGGACCGGCTGACACCCGCGCAGCTGCGTACCCTGTTCCTGTTCGAGGCCCTCGACGACGCGCAGCTCGACTGGCTGGCCGAGCACGGCCGGGTCGAGCAGCGGGCCGGGGGCACCCTCGTGTACGCCGAGGGCGAGCCGGCGACCTGCTTCTTCGTGTTGGTGCGCGGCGCGGTGGCGTTGAGCCGTCTGGTGCACGGCGACGACGTGGAGGTCAGCCGGACCGAGCAGCGCGGGGTGTACGGCGGGGCCACCCAGGCGTACCTGGGTGAGCAGGTCGACCAGGTCTACCGCAACAGCCTGCGGGCGGTGACCGACGCGGACTTCTTCGTGCTGCTGGCGGAGGACTTCGCGTACGCCCTGCGGTCCTGGTTCCCGATGCCCATGCACCTGTTGGAGGGGCTGTTCTTCGGGATGCGGGACTCGCAGGCCATCGTCGGTGAACGGGAGCGGCTGCTGGCCCTCGGCTCGCT
Coding sequences within:
- the smpB gene encoding SsrA-binding protein SmpB, translating into MTPSKRPERRLIASNKKARHEYEVLRTYEAGIVLVGTEVKSLREGRASLVDAFAHERDGEIVLYGLHIAEYTYGTWTNHAPRRNRKLLLHRAEIDRILDKVREGGVTMVPLSMYFENGYAKVELALAKGKRSYDKRQTLAERDANREIARELGRHLKGHPRRV
- a CDS encoding FAD-dependent oxidoreductase; translated protein: MANPVILTVDDDPVVSRAVARDVRRRYGDRYRVLRASSGPEALDALREVKLRGEQVALLLADHRMPEMTGVEFLEAAMDIFPAARRVLLTAYADTDAAIEAINVVDLDHYLLKPWHPPEEKLYPVVDGLLEAWAATPDAASAEIRVVGHRWSAPSFKVRDFLARNLVPYRWLLSDDPEGVRLLDAAGATEADVPLVVTPEGKALIAPSEAELAALAGLTVVPASDFYDLVVIGGGPAGLGSAVYGASEGLRTVLVERRATGGQAGQSSRIENYLGFPDGVSGAQLTDRARRQAVKFGAELLSAREVVGLSEAGGARLLRFGDGSEIAAHTVVLATGVSYRVLDAPGLADLTGRGVFYGAAATEAPSCVEQDVYIVGGANSAGQAAVHFSRYASRVHLLIRGADLTASMSRYLIDQLERIDSITVHPHTAVVGGAGDGHLERLSLCDTRTGEARSVDASWLFIFIGAEPRTDWLDGVLVRDERGFIVTGPDLLAGGRRPAGWSLSRDPYHLETSVPGVFAAGDVRAESVKRVASAVGEGAMAVSLVHRYLEAQ